The sequence CCGAAAGAGCTCATACAAGTACATCGGATCGGAGTCTCCTTCAACAAAGAGAAGCTTCGAGGAGAAGAGAATGTTGGACTGGAGGGTTACGCCCAGCGCATCGGTTGCTCGTCTCCAGTTCCCTTGATGCGGTTTTTGATCGACTTTCGTTCCCTCGCCGTCCTTCAAGATCAGCCTGTGACGTTCTGGGTAGTTTTGGTTTAGGAGGAATAGAGAATGGGTGGCGTAGACGATTTGGCTGTCGTCGGCAATGCGCTCGAAGACTTGCATGAGATCGTTCTGTCCTTTTGAATGGAGGTGAATGCCTGGGTCGTCGAATAGATAGATGTAGGAACCAGAAGGGTTCTTCGTCCTACGGGCCAGCAGAATCATGGACAGTTGAAAGAATTGGGTTACACCTGTACTCCTCTTTGAGAGGCGCACAAAACGTGTCTGAACAGCAGGGTCCTTCACCAGTAGTTCTATTGTTTCACCTGCCCCGTGGTCCAGAATGAACTCAAGATTCCTGCCCTGTTCCCAGAGTTCTCTCAGTCGCTGAGTTAGGACCTCCGATGCCTCGGAAAGCTGCCGCCTAGTAACATCGTCGAGTGTGAAGAGACTCTTGCTGCTGGTCGAGAGACCTGCCTGATACAGTATGCCTTCCATGAATTCGAATTCTTCATCCGAGAGCTTCGCGAAAGTCACTGAATCATGGAGTTTCCCTGTGACATTGAAGAGTTCCACTTTAGGCTTGCGTCGCTTGAGGAAGCCCTGCTTCGCGGCCGAGAGTTCTTCTACGGGAAGACCATCCACAAGCAGCGGCTTGCCAACCCCCTGCCTGCTGAAGACGAGCTGCCGCCCGGCCGCAATATGCACAGCCTCTTCGTCTTCTGGTACTCTTGATTCCCTCTGCCCTTCATCAACGGCTTGCGCGTCGGCAGCATCTTCCGCCACGCCTGCAGCCCCATCGCCCATCGTGGGCTTGTCTGCATTAGTAGGGCCGCTAACCTCCTCATTCGCAGAAGCGTGTTCTTCAACCACCTCTTCCCTGGAAAGCGCCTCAAACTCCGCTGTCTCTTCGTCGCTCAGTTCAAAGACAAACTCTATTGTGGGCTGCTGGTCCTCTTTGTTTGCATCCCAGTTGACTTCTTCAGCCTCGATCGGGAAGGCATCGTTCAAGTGCCTCAAGGCAGCTAGGATGTTCGTCTTTCCGTGATCGTTTGAACCGAGGAGGATCGTGACCTTCTTGTCGATATCGATTGTGATTGGCTCTCGAACAGAGAGGAAGTTGCCTATCCGAACTTTGGATAGTACCATCGGGCTCCAAACCCCCGCCCCGCCCTCTTAGACTTTCCGATGCTGTTGCGTTCTCCAGAGGGCGAGAACGCCTTCTGCAGCTTCCACTTCGGCTCAGACTGTGCTTGGACCTTCCTTCCCCTATGTTACGCCTCCCCATACACCTGCGGTGACACTGCGCGGCCCATGTCTGAAAGGGGCCTTCAAGACCTTAGGCGGGTCCCGTTCGACTCGTGCCAAGACTTCATGCCGTGTCTGAAGGCGTGCGGGTGAACCCTGCCGATGCCCGCCCCCGTCACTGT comes from bacterium and encodes:
- a CDS encoding AAA family ATPase, giving the protein MVLSKVRIGNFLSVREPITIDIDKKVTILLGSNDHGKTNILAALRHLNDAFPIEAEEVNWDANKEDQQPTIEFVFELSDEETAEFEALSREEVVEEHASANEEVSGPTNADKPTMGDGAAGVAEDAADAQAVDEGQRESRVPEDEEAVHIAAGRQLVFSRQGVGKPLLVDGLPVEELSAAKQGFLKRRKPKVELFNVTGKLHDSVTFAKLSDEEFEFMEGILYQAGLSTSSKSLFTLDDVTRRQLSEASEVLTQRLRELWEQGRNLEFILDHGAGETIELLVKDPAVQTRFVRLSKRSTGVTQFFQLSMILLARRTKNPSGSYIYLFDDPGIHLHSKGQNDLMQVFERIADDSQIVYATHSLFLLNQNYPERHRLILKDGEGTKVDQKPHQGNWRRATDALGVTLQSNILFSSKLLFVEGDSDPMYLYELFRQLNRLDHLDVDLNYLGVKSFYDEQNLRTLLQFFKGKEEEPRVVLLVDGDSSGKKILSKAKELCDRLRVQVMELRAGRSIEDYCLYPEQFLQAVVSALREVLGSRNLSVPDELEAEVRHEWEAHRLHPPLTTGRWFETIARRWVRGGVSKVWLAREYAIRAREVVGTTAPENLEDAVHLCQSIAEKLDLPQTRAKSVLLAAE